A stretch of Anaeromyxobacter dehalogenans 2CP-1 DNA encodes these proteins:
- a CDS encoding ABC transporter permease yields the protein MIRLDVRPTPSLAMSVLSPVIALSVTVTLGGLLFLALGQEPGRVLSMFLFEPFNGARALTELGLKCTPLILCALGLGLCFRANVWNIGAEGQFLMGAITGGGLALWVTNAQLALSPWAFFPLVVVAGAAGGAAWAGIVALLRDRFHANEILVSLMLVYVADLLLSWLVFGPWKDPRGFNFPQTVNFSAATELPRVVPGLRLHWGFAFALVAAVLMWLFMFRTYRGVRLQIGGPAPAAARYAGFSASGAIWTTLLLSGALAGIAGAFEAAGPMGQLTPHVASGYGFTAVIVAFVGRLHPIGALLGSVVLSALVIGGQLAQSRVGLPASVSGVFQGILLLSLLACDTLIHHRLRLVGWGRRTAP from the coding sequence GTGATCCGCCTCGACGTCCGCCCCACCCCGTCGCTCGCGATGAGCGTGCTGTCGCCGGTCATCGCGCTGAGCGTGACGGTCACGCTGGGCGGCCTGCTGTTCCTCGCGCTCGGCCAGGAGCCGGGGCGCGTGCTCTCGATGTTCCTGTTCGAGCCCTTCAACGGCGCGCGCGCGCTCACCGAGCTGGGCCTGAAGTGCACCCCGCTCATCCTCTGCGCGCTGGGGCTCGGGCTCTGCTTCCGCGCGAACGTGTGGAACATCGGCGCCGAGGGGCAGTTCCTGATGGGCGCCATCACCGGGGGCGGGCTCGCGCTGTGGGTGACGAACGCGCAGCTCGCGCTCTCGCCGTGGGCGTTCTTCCCGCTGGTGGTGGTGGCGGGCGCGGCCGGCGGCGCCGCCTGGGCGGGCATCGTGGCGCTGCTCCGGGATCGGTTCCACGCGAACGAGATCCTCGTCAGCCTGATGCTGGTGTACGTCGCGGACCTGCTGCTCTCCTGGCTCGTGTTCGGGCCGTGGAAGGACCCGCGCGGCTTCAACTTCCCGCAGACGGTGAACTTCTCGGCGGCCACCGAGCTCCCGCGCGTCGTGCCCGGCCTGCGGCTGCACTGGGGCTTCGCGTTCGCGCTGGTCGCGGCGGTCCTCATGTGGCTGTTCATGTTCCGGACCTACCGCGGCGTCCGGCTCCAGATCGGCGGCCCCGCGCCGGCCGCGGCGCGCTACGCCGGCTTCTCGGCGAGCGGCGCCATCTGGACGACGCTCCTCCTGTCGGGCGCGCTCGCCGGGATCGCCGGCGCCTTCGAGGCCGCGGGCCCGATGGGCCAGCTCACCCCCCACGTGGCGAGCGGCTACGGGTTCACCGCCGTCATCGTCGCGTTCGTGGGCAGGCTCCACCCCATCGGCGCGCTGCTCGGGAGCGTGGTGCTCTCGGCGCTCGTCATCGGCGGGCAGCTCGCGCAGTCGCGCGTCGGGCTGCCGGCGTCGGTGAGCGGCGTCTTTCAGGGCATCCTGCTGCTCTCGCTGCTCGCCTGCGACACGCTCATCCACCACCGGCTCCGGCTGGTCGGCTGGGGCCGGAGGACCGCGCCGTGA